In Desulfovibrio sp. UIB00, the following are encoded in one genomic region:
- a CDS encoding lactate utilization protein has translation MTHQELVEAFSAKAAAVTAVVQEVPNMAAALQYVVDVCANKAPAELLADEPGTEQGPLGPNKVPTRVQRVVAAPQLGDADFAALAAACEEKGFLCIREGLRNYLAGIDVGVSTAELGVAASGTCLLNTDSEDVRLTGMISEVSVLMLRKSTIYPDLPSIAQLLRERMNEGTATYTTLVTGPSRTADIERVAAVGVHGPLELHIILLED, from the coding sequence ATGACACATCAGGAATTGGTAGAAGCCTTTTCCGCCAAGGCTGCGGCTGTTACCGCCGTAGTGCAGGAAGTGCCCAACATGGCAGCCGCCTTGCAGTATGTTGTGGACGTTTGCGCCAACAAGGCTCCCGCAGAGCTTTTGGCTGACGAACCCGGCACGGAACAAGGCCCCCTTGGCCCCAATAAGGTTCCCACGCGCGTGCAGCGTGTGGTGGCAGCGCCCCAGCTTGGCGACGCCGACTTTGCCGCGCTGGCAGCTGCCTGTGAAGAAAAAGGTTTTCTGTGCATCCGCGAAGGGCTGCGCAACTATCTTGCCGGTATTGACGTGGGCGTTTCCACCGCCGAACTTGGCGTTGCCGCCAGTGGCACCTGCCTGCTCAATACCGACAGTGAAGACGTGCGCCTTACGGGCATGATCTCGGAAGTTTCCGTGCTGATGCTGCGCAAGTCCACCATCTACCCCGATCTGCCCTCCATAGCCCAGTTGCTGCGCGAGCGCATGAACGAAGGTACTGCCACGTACACCACCCTGGTGACTGGCCCCAGCCGTACCGCCGACATTGAGCGCGTGGCTGCCGTGGGCGTGCATGGGCCGCTGGAACTGCATATCATTCTGCTGGAGGACTAA
- the ldhH gene encoding L-lactate dehydrogenase (quinone) large subunit LdhH: MHDALKSSSGYHKELDEALNDEFLRRTLDTFAVAYRANREAVFKEVDEKALIKQIADAKDYACQHMDELYAQFKAEAEKRGVHVHRAATAAEANDMIVRIAKENKVKKVVKSKSMTAEEIGLNTALEGNGLIVDETDLGEWIIQLRHEGPSHMVMPAIHLSRYQVADDFTKATGVKQDSDVQRLVKVARVQLRRKFIAADMGVSGCNFAVAENGAISTVTNEGNARMVTTLPRVHVAIAGLDKLVAKLDDALVALQVLPRNATAQRLTSYVTWMCGAGPCAANADDKKILHVIFLDNGRTEIAKDPLFSQVFRCVRCGACANVCPVYRLVGGHKMGYIYIGAIGLILTYFFHGKDRARILSQNCMGCESCANVCAGGIDLPRLIREVRSRLNVEQGAPIEANLLSAVMKNRKLFHKLLKFASFAQKPFTRGAQFQRHLPAVFLGKHNFKALPAIANKSFRDRWPELAPKVQNPTFRVAIFSGCAQDFIYPEELEACVKILAAKNVAVDFPMEQSCCGLPLEMMGQRKTSMDVAKQNIAAFRGGNYDYIITLCASCAGHLKHHYPEILDQDFSTVEAQAFAAKIIDFSSFVHDVLGLKAEDFNKSAQKVTYHASCHLCRGLGVKKAPRDLIGDAAEYVPCEEEEVCCGFGGSYSVKFPEISAQLLDKKIANMKATGADRLVVDCPGCVMQIRGGAEKQGLKIKVDHIAELLAENLKK, encoded by the coding sequence ATGCATGACGCCCTCAAGAGCTCATCGGGATATCATAAGGAACTGGACGAAGCCCTGAACGACGAATTTCTGCGTCGTACCCTTGATACCTTTGCCGTGGCCTACCGCGCCAACCGCGAAGCCGTGTTCAAGGAAGTGGACGAGAAGGCGCTGATCAAACAGATCGCCGACGCCAAGGACTACGCCTGTCAGCACATGGACGAGCTGTACGCTCAGTTCAAGGCCGAGGCTGAAAAGCGCGGCGTGCACGTGCACCGTGCCGCCACAGCTGCCGAAGCCAACGACATGATCGTGCGCATCGCCAAAGAAAACAAAGTGAAAAAGGTGGTCAAGTCCAAGTCCATGACCGCCGAAGAAATCGGCCTGAACACCGCGTTGGAAGGCAATGGCCTGATCGTGGACGAAACCGACCTTGGCGAATGGATCATCCAGCTGCGCCACGAAGGTCCTTCGCACATGGTTATGCCCGCCATCCACCTTTCGCGTTATCAGGTGGCGGACGACTTCACCAAGGCCACCGGCGTCAAGCAGGATTCTGACGTGCAGCGTCTGGTCAAGGTGGCCCGCGTGCAGTTGCGCCGCAAGTTCATCGCCGCCGATATGGGCGTGAGCGGCTGTAACTTTGCAGTGGCCGAAAACGGCGCCATCTCTACCGTGACCAACGAAGGCAACGCCCGCATGGTTACGACCCTGCCGCGTGTGCATGTTGCCATTGCCGGTCTGGACAAGCTCGTTGCCAAGCTGGACGATGCCCTGGTGGCTCTTCAGGTTCTGCCCCGCAACGCCACCGCCCAGCGCCTTACCTCCTATGTCACCTGGATGTGCGGCGCAGGCCCCTGCGCAGCCAATGCCGACGACAAAAAGATCCTGCACGTTATCTTTCTTGATAACGGTCGTACCGAAATCGCCAAGGATCCCCTGTTCTCGCAGGTGTTCCGCTGTGTGCGCTGCGGCGCTTGCGCCAACGTCTGCCCTGTGTACCGCCTCGTGGGCGGCCACAAGATGGGCTACATTTACATTGGCGCCATCGGCCTGATCCTTACCTACTTCTTCCACGGCAAGGATCGTGCGCGTATTCTCAGCCAGAACTGCATGGGCTGCGAATCGTGCGCCAATGTGTGCGCTGGCGGCATTGACCTGCCGCGTCTTATCCGCGAAGTGCGCTCGCGTCTCAACGTGGAACAGGGCGCGCCCATCGAAGCCAACCTGCTTTCCGCTGTGATGAAGAACCGCAAGCTGTTCCACAAGCTGCTCAAGTTCGCCAGCTTCGCCCAGAAGCCCTTCACGCGCGGCGCGCAGTTCCAGCGCCATCTGCCTGCCGTCTTCCTTGGCAAGCACAACTTCAAGGCTCTGCCTGCCATCGCCAACAAGTCCTTCCGTGACCGTTGGCCCGAACTGGCTCCCAAGGTGCAGAACCCCACCTTCCGCGTTGCTATCTTCAGCGGTTGCGCCCAGGACTTCATCTACCCTGAAGAACTGGAAGCCTGCGTGAAGATCCTGGCCGCCAAGAACGTGGCTGTGGACTTCCCCATGGAACAGTCCTGCTGCGGCCTGCCCCTCGAAATGATGGGCCAGCGCAAAACCTCCATGGATGTGGCCAAGCAGAACATTGCCGCATTCCGTGGCGGCAACTACGACTACATCATCACGCTGTGCGCCAGCTGCGCCGGTCATCTCAAGCACCACTACCCTGAAATCCTGGATCAGGATTTCTCCACGGTGGAAGCTCAGGCCTTTGCGGCCAAGATCATCGACTTCAGCTCTTTCGTGCATGACGTGCTGGGCCTCAAGGCCGAGGACTTCAACAAGTCCGCGCAGAAGGTCACCTACCATGCCTCGTGCCACCTGTGCCGTGGCCTGGGCGTCAAAAAGGCCCCCCGCGACCTTATCGGTGATGCGGCGGAATACGTGCCTTGCGAGGAAGAAGAAGTGTGCTGCGGCTTTGGCGGCAGCTACTCTGTGAAGTTCCCCGAAATCTCCGCCCAGTTGCTGGACAAGAAGATCGCCAACATGAAGGCCACCGGCGCTGACCGCCTGGTGGTGGACTGCCCCGGCTGCGTCATGCAGATCCGTGGTGGTGCTGAAAAGCAGGGCCTCAAGATAAAGGTCGATCATATTGCCGAACTTCTGGCTGAAAATCTGAAAAAGTAA